In the Fibrobacter sp. genome, one interval contains:
- a CDS encoding sugar nucleotide-binding protein yields the protein MSNAFVEQPRRPIQTPILVLGLNGVPGYALFRHFNRLFGGTDESDGTSGTIHPAKRHPDTPAPLIGIRPIKHPCVFGQDVVAIDAEDTAGLTRLFEKHKFKTVIDASGNCALKACECDTPRSYLLNCSQGVDAAQLAADYNCVFVRISTDMVWSGSEETAHLRPYKDDTPKDPIHNYGKHQLEAEMEIQRIKPDAVMLRVPLPMDYAPGGCAGAIDWISYRFRPGRPATLYTDEYRRPIYGGDMCRVVQYILEHEFPAGIYNCGGPRRVTLYNAGQLVNAIGGYPPELLHGCPRIEAGPLPPRVGDLDIDSSKLYSLLPPNFIRPWPFDDAIVPTSRDWHKFFGRNETDKHKVGSEEAIYRLLVLGETLTPHS from the coding sequence GTGAGTAACGCGTTTGTAGAACAGCCCCGCCGCCCTATTCAAACTCCAATCCTCGTCTTGGGTTTGAACGGCGTTCCAGGTTACGCCCTCTTCAGGCATTTCAACAGGCTGTTTGGCGGAACCGACGAAAGCGATGGCACCAGCGGAACTATTCATCCGGCGAAGCGCCATCCCGATACACCCGCGCCCCTCATCGGCATACGCCCTATTAAACACCCCTGTGTTTTTGGCCAGGACGTTGTCGCCATCGACGCGGAAGACACTGCAGGCCTTACCCGACTTTTCGAGAAGCACAAGTTCAAGACGGTGATTGACGCCAGCGGAAACTGCGCGCTGAAAGCCTGCGAGTGCGATACGCCCAGAAGCTACCTGCTGAACTGTTCCCAAGGAGTAGACGCCGCCCAGCTGGCTGCAGACTACAACTGCGTCTTCGTGCGAATTTCAACGGACATGGTGTGGAGCGGCAGCGAAGAAACCGCCCACCTTCGCCCCTACAAGGACGATACGCCCAAGGACCCAATCCATAATTACGGCAAGCACCAGCTGGAAGCGGAAATGGAAATTCAGCGGATCAAGCCAGACGCAGTCATGTTGCGAGTGCCCCTACCTATGGATTACGCTCCCGGCGGATGCGCCGGCGCCATCGACTGGATCAGCTACCGTTTTAGACCAGGCCGCCCAGCAACGCTTTATACCGATGAATACCGCAGGCCCATTTACGGCGGCGATATGTGCCGCGTGGTCCAATACATTCTGGAGCATGAATTTCCCGCAGGCATCTACAACTGCGGCGGCCCACGACGCGTAACCCTCTATAACGCAGGCCAGCTGGTAAACGCCATCGGCGGCTACCCTCCAGAACTGCTCCACGGTTGCCCGCGAATTGAAGCCGGCCCCCTGCCCCCGCGAGTAGGCGACCTGGACATCGACAGCAGCAAGCTCTACAGCCTGCTTCCGCCAAACTTTATTCGTCCCTGGCCCTTTGACGACGCCATTGTCCCAACAAGCAGAGACTGGCACAAGTTTTTCGGACGCAACGAAACGGATAAACACAAGGTAGGCAGCGAAGAAGCCATCTACAGGCTTCTAGTTCTTGGGGAAACACTAACCCCTCATTCGTAA
- a CDS encoding EAL domain-containing protein: protein MNVECQFCGLVICILLWVLFSTKKQLNLYGAQLFKNMLLFATFLLSMDIASIVCIKYQESLPSLLVIGVCKTYIVLLVFEVCTALLYLLYDVLGEGKHRRYARMIMALKTVESLVIFFAPLYIHSEGRIAYTEGPGALLAYLFCGIDFIVIVAVAIFQRKKILPRRLTVFMIWVCIWFASAVFQFLDAELLLVGFAASLGVLILYATLENQDGNFVRELGCFNGYALELYLGQLFERQKKFYMVLFSVDQDKANLKILIEQILRRPVLQKEIYLFKLIGPEFLLITEKEKLYEAVVKWIQISFKKDSEYSKRTQIICCANALDVGFPQKVVPFAHYLFERFKKRGATLDYEVSADVLDSFLMQDKMQDEILLALKEDRVEVFLQPIYGVRSESFVSAEALVRIRTPKGHLVSPGLFIPVAEKTGSIVPLGERIFEKTCEFIATGKMQELGIGYVEINLSVFQCEQENLAESLSKVMDKYKVDPRCINLEITETATLKTKEIFLSNMEKLIDKGCCFSLDDFGKGESNLMYIVDMPVSIVKMDYDLTKAFFKSDKAKNVVYSVVRMAHDMGLSVVSEGIETKEELDALVEAGVDYIQGFYFSKPLPVNEFLEFLRMRG, encoded by the coding sequence ATGAATGTTGAATGTCAATTTTGCGGACTGGTAATCTGCATATTGCTTTGGGTGCTATTTTCGACCAAGAAACAGTTGAACCTTTATGGCGCCCAGCTGTTTAAGAACATGCTCTTGTTCGCAACGTTCCTCCTGAGCATGGACATCGCATCCATCGTCTGCATCAAATATCAGGAATCTCTTCCAAGCTTATTGGTAATTGGCGTTTGCAAAACCTATATCGTTTTGCTTGTGTTTGAGGTTTGCACTGCGCTCCTGTATCTGCTTTATGATGTCCTTGGAGAAGGTAAACACCGTCGATACGCAAGGATGATTATGGCGCTAAAGACCGTAGAATCCTTGGTGATTTTTTTTGCACCCCTGTATATTCATTCCGAAGGACGTATTGCCTATACTGAGGGTCCTGGGGCCTTGCTTGCCTACTTATTCTGTGGCATTGACTTTATAGTTATTGTTGCTGTAGCAATTTTCCAACGCAAGAAAATCTTGCCGCGGCGATTGACTGTCTTTATGATTTGGGTTTGTATTTGGTTTGCGTCCGCAGTTTTCCAGTTCCTTGATGCTGAACTTTTATTGGTCGGATTCGCTGCATCCCTTGGCGTACTTATTCTTTACGCAACGCTTGAAAATCAAGACGGAAATTTTGTACGAGAACTTGGCTGTTTCAATGGCTATGCCCTAGAACTTTATCTAGGCCAGCTTTTTGAACGACAGAAAAAATTCTATATGGTCCTGTTCTCCGTTGACCAGGACAAGGCGAATTTGAAGATACTTATAGAACAGATTCTTCGCCGTCCTGTGCTGCAGAAGGAAATATATCTCTTTAAGTTAATCGGCCCGGAGTTTCTCCTCATAACGGAAAAGGAAAAGCTTTACGAAGCTGTTGTCAAGTGGATTCAAATCTCTTTTAAAAAGGATTCAGAATACTCAAAAAGAACGCAGATTATCTGCTGCGCGAATGCTCTTGATGTTGGTTTTCCACAGAAGGTGGTGCCTTTTGCCCATTATCTGTTTGAACGGTTCAAAAAACGCGGAGCAACTTTGGATTATGAGGTTTCTGCGGATGTCCTGGATTCTTTTTTGATGCAGGATAAAATGCAAGATGAAATTCTCCTTGCTTTGAAGGAGGATCGCGTGGAAGTTTTCCTGCAACCGATTTATGGAGTTCGTTCCGAGAGCTTTGTTTCTGCAGAAGCATTGGTGCGTATTAGAACGCCAAAGGGACATCTGGTTTCTCCAGGTTTGTTTATACCTGTAGCGGAAAAAACAGGAAGCATAGTGCCTCTTGGTGAACGCATCTTTGAGAAAACCTGTGAATTTATTGCTACAGGAAAAATGCAGGAACTTGGCATTGGGTATGTGGAAATAAATCTATCTGTATTCCAGTGCGAACAGGAAAATTTGGCGGAAAGCCTTTCTAAGGTGATGGATAAGTACAAGGTTGATCCCAGGTGCATTAATCTGGAAATTACAGAAACGGCAACCCTTAAGACGAAAGAAATTTTCTTGTCCAATATGGAAAAACTTATTGATAAAGGTTGCTGTTTTTCCTTGGATGACTTTGGCAAGGGTGAGTCCAACCTGATGTACATAGTGGACATGCCGGTTTCCATTGTGAAAATGGACTATGATTTGACAAAGGCTTTCTTTAAGTCGGACAAGGCTAAGAACGTGGTTTATTCTGTGGTGAGGATGGCTCATGATATGGGCCTGTCTGTTGTATCCGAGGGAATTGAAACCAAGGAAGAACTTGATGCTCTTGTGGAAGCCGGTGTGGACTACATTCAGGGTTTCTACTTCTCGAAGCCCCTGCCAGTCAATGAATTCCTGGAATTTTTACGAATGAGGGGTTAG
- the tsaA gene encoding tRNA (N6-threonylcarbamoyladenosine(37)-N6)-methyltransferase TrmO, translating into MEITPIGTFFGDAIYKYDAPRQGRLFAGHPGRIVLNAGCNFEMALRDLEGFERIWVLFQFHENEGWRPTTRPPVPPKGKDRVGTFASRSPYRPNPIGLSCVRLLKIEGLSLFVDEADLLNESPIIDIKPYIPMADAFPNAKAGWVEEQDDERWTVIASEKFAVQNQWIVENSSFNLMSFADVQLGRGGFGEGALDGTRRRLTLDEKGCTGVLAYRTFRIDFSYDEHEKSVRLLQIRTGYRPDELVEGAEDKYGDKQLHRKFLACC; encoded by the coding sequence ATGGAAATTACGCCTATCGGAACTTTTTTTGGCGATGCCATTTACAAGTATGACGCTCCTCGTCAGGGGCGTTTGTTTGCGGGACATCCCGGTCGCATTGTTCTGAATGCCGGCTGTAATTTCGAAATGGCCCTTCGTGACTTGGAAGGCTTTGAACGAATCTGGGTGCTGTTCCAGTTTCATGAAAATGAAGGCTGGCGTCCAACAACTCGCCCGCCGGTGCCCCCTAAGGGAAAGGACCGCGTCGGCACTTTCGCAAGTCGATCTCCCTATCGCCCCAATCCTATTGGATTAAGCTGTGTTCGCCTTTTGAAAATCGAGGGATTGTCTCTTTTTGTTGATGAAGCGGATCTGCTGAACGAATCGCCGATTATTGATATTAAGCCTTACATCCCCATGGCGGATGCTTTCCCCAATGCAAAGGCTGGGTGGGTGGAAGAGCAGGATGACGAAAGATGGACTGTAATCGCCTCGGAAAAATTTGCGGTGCAGAATCAATGGATTGTTGAAAACAGTTCCTTTAATCTAATGAGCTTTGCAGATGTTCAGTTGGGTCGAGGCGGCTTTGGTGAAGGGGCTCTCGATGGAACACGACGTCGCCTCACCCTTGATGAAAAGGGATGCACTGGGGTGTTGGCCTACCGGACGTTCCGTATAGACTTTAGTTACGATGAACATGAAAAATCGGTCCGCTTATTGCAAATTCGTACTGGATATAGACCGGACGAACTTGTTGAAGGGGCTGAAGATAAGTATGGTGACAAACAACTGCATCGAAAATTTCTAGCTTGTTGTTAG